AGTCTACAATTTCATGAGGCCCTACCCCGATTTCCTTTCCAATTTTTAATACATTCCCACCATGCTCCATCTAAATCCCCCTATTCCTATCAGTAAAAACCCCAAAAACATAACCAGTAATAATGAAGCTATCCTCATAATGTCCGTAGTTTTACAGATCATATCTTTGAAAACATGCGTCTCATTATCTCCTATTGTTGGTTTGCTAATTTTTTTGCCAAAATAATAGTTGTCTCCTCCTAGTTGAATTCCTAAAGCTCCCGCAATCGTAGATTCAGGATATCCGGCATTAGGACTGCTGTGGTTCATTCTATCTCTCAGCATAATTTTAAACGATTTTCTCCAATTCAACCCTCTAATCTTAATAGCTATCAGTAAAAAAAGTACCGATAATCTTGCAGGAATCCAGTTTGCTACATCATCTAATTTCGCAGCAAATCTGCCAAAAAAAATATATTCTTCATTTTTATAGCCAATCATCGAATCCATTGTATTAATCGCTTTATATGTTAATGCTAACAAAGGACCTCCAATAAATAAATACAGTATAGGAGCCACAACGCCATCCGAATAATTTTCTGCAACTGTTTCAATAACAGCTTTAGTAATTTCAGATTCATCTAAACGATCCGTATCTCTACCAACAATCATAGAAAGATAATATCTCGCACCTTCAATGTCTTGACTACATAACTTCTCATATACGTTCATTGCCGATGTATTAAGACTTGTAACGGCAATGGTTGTATATGCAAGATATGTATAAAAAACAACCCCCAAGAATATATGAACGCTTGAAAATAATCGTTGTAATAACCAGGTACTTACTAATGTTATAAAAATCACCATGATAGTCAATAAAAAGCCCGCCAACATTTCTTGCTTAGAAGTACGCTGTTTTTCCGAACGTAGTTTATTTTCTAAAAAAGTAATCAGTTTTCCAATATACCTTACTGGATGTGGCCAATTTTCTGGATCTCCAAGAAGCCAGTCTAAAAGAAAGGCTGAAATAATAATCATTATGAATTTTCCTCCAAAATCTCATATATTCTTTCCATGTCAATTGATTCCCGAACTGTTTTAGCTAAGATAGCATACTGCTCCTCCTTATAAGATTTAAAGGAACCTCTTTTTTGAATCTCATCCATATTTAATTCATGCGATAAAAACTTTAGCAATGCATTATTAAACTCTTCGTTATCAAATATTCCATGCAGATAAGTTCCCCATACTTTCCCATCACCTGATATCGCCCCATCATAGCGAACAGCAAACTCTTGACTGTCTTTTATTTCAGCAAATGGTTTCGCTCCATCATTTAGTGTTGTTTGTCCCATATGAATTTCATAACCTTCTACAGAAATATTTTTCATTGTATTGTCTAAGTTTTCAAAAATAATTTCAGCTCTTGTTTGTTTGGTTATCTTCTCTCTACCAAATATTGTTTCAACGTTTAACAGTCCCAGTCCTTCTAATTCTTTAATATCACTTTCCACCCCGTGTGGATCCAACAGTTTTTTTCCTAGTATTTGAAAACCACCGCATATCCCCACAACCGAAGAACCCTTATCTCTTGCTGATAAAATAGATTTATCTAATCCTTTCTTTTTTAAAAACAGCAAATCTTCAAGTGTGTTCTTTGTTCCGGGGATAATGATTAAATCCGGTCTTCCCAATAACCCAGGATCTTCAACAAACCGAATGTTAACCAATGGATGTTTTTCCAACCAATGAAAATCGGTAAAATTTGAAATCCTTGGTAGCCTTATGACACATACATCTACTTTTTCATCGGATAAAGAATTTGATTTTAGCCGTTCAGCTTCGCCATCTTCTTCCTCTATATCAAATTTCCCATATGGAATAACGCCTAACACAGGAATACCCGTTAATGCTTCTAACTGTTTTAACCCTGGATCTAATATTTTTCTATCACCACGAAACTTATTAATCAGTAGGCCTTTCACTCTTTTTCTTTCATCTTCATCAAGGAGCATAATCGTTCCATAAATTGAAGCAAACACACCACCACGATCAATATCACCAACGAGAAGTACTGGAGCATCCACCATTTTAGCCATGCCCATATTAACAATATCGTTATCTTTAAGATTTATTTCCGCTGGACTTCCTGCTCCTTCAATAACGATCACATCTGCTTTTTTTTGGAGTTCATCAAAAGCACTTAAAATAATCTTTTTAAGCTTCGGTTTAAATTGATGATACTCTGATGCGCTCATATTACCATATACTTTACCATTCACAATTACTTGAGCATTTTTTTCGCCTGTAGGCTTTAATAGAATAGGGTTCATGCTAACTTCTGGTTTTACCATTGCCGCTTCCGCTTGACAAACTTGTGCACGTCCCATCTCTAAACCTTCTTCTGTAATATAGGAGTTTAATGCCATATTCTGAGACTTAAAAGGCATTGAATCAAAGCCATCTTCCTTAAAAATCCTACATAATGCAGCTGTCAATACACTTTTCCCTACAGAAGACGCGGTACCTTGTAGCATAATAGATCTATTTTTCATTCAAAACCACCTCCAATTGATGAATTATCTCTTCACAGTTAGTAACTCTTATCATCCCATTTTCCAATAAAGAAGCTAAACGTTTCCGACCTTCCCCTTCTACAAAATCCATAAGTGCTCCCGCAGGATATTGATCAAAGAAAATAATCGGTTTTTTATTCACAACCTGCTGTTCAGCAATTTTCAAATTTTCTAGATTACCCTTTCCAAACGGAATAGAGGTTAATATAACGACATCTGCATTCTTTGCACTTTTTAGAGCTAATGATAAAGATTTTTTCGATATAGCTTCAAAGGGCTTTTCTTCAATTACATTAAGAGCAAGTTTTGTTGAAACTTCCCAATCGCTATCGCCACGATTCACAACGCCCACAGACAAAGCAAAATTCTCTTGATATAGTTTTTGAATCAACCGTTTTCCGGTACCACCACCACAGATTATATGAACATTGAGTTTTTTAACCTTGTCTTTTTTTTTAAGCGTTGATATCGGTGAAACTTGTAAACATCCGGTATAAATGTTCCGATCTATAACCATTTCAAGTTCATACGCTTTTTTTAAGTTTTCTACCGTCAAAACCTCTTCTGTTCGACCAAGGGTTAAAATATCCCCTCTATATAGTAGTAACATTTCTTCACTATAGCGTGCCGCCATATTCAGATCATGTAATATTACTATTATGGATATCTTTTTTTCTTTATTAAGCTTTTTCAATAATTCAAGGACTTCAATTTGATGATGAATATCCAAGAAAGAAATCGGCTCATCTAATAGTAAGACATCAGGCTCTTGAGCAATCGCTTTTGCTATCATGACTCGTTGCTTTTCACCGCCACTTAGCTCGTTAACGTATCGATCACGCAAATGAAAAACATGGGTTTCTTGCATAGCCATATTCACTATTTTTATATCTTTTTCAGTTTCTGCCCTAAATCTTTTAATATATGAATGTCGTCCCATCATTACTATATCCTGCACACAAAATTGATGATTAATATCCGGATTTTGATGAACAGCCGCTATTTTTCGTGCCAATTTCTTTACTGGATATAATTCAATATTCTCACCATCAATCATGATACTCCCTGTAGTAGGCGATAAATTTTTAGCAATATTTTTTAATAATGTTGTTTTTCCAGACCCATTTGGCCCAATAATGCTAAGGAAAGTTCCTTCTGTTATCAAAAGATTTAATGCACGCAGTATTGTTTTTTTATCGTATGCAAAGGTTAGCTCTTTTACTTCGACCATTGTTCCCATTAAAATCATCCTATTCTATTTTTCTTGCTTTTCTTAACAAGTAAACAAAAAAAGGTGCTCCTGCTAAAGCCGTTATGATCCCTACTGGCAACTCTGTTGGTGCTATGATTGTACGCGAAAAAGTATCGGCTGTCACCAAAAAAATCCCACCTAACAAACCACACGCAGGAATCAACACTCTATGATCAGGTCCAATTAGCACCCTTGTTATATGAGGTATTATCAAGCCAACAAAACCAATGATACCACTAACAGAAACAGCAAAAGCAGTCATTAGCGTACTAATAATTAGTATGCTAATCTTTGTTTTTTCGACATTCACTCCTGTATTTTGAGCAGTTTCCTCACCAATCAGCAATAGGTTCAGATCTTTCGCATGAAAAATAAGAAAAAAAGTTCCCAATACCATAGGAACAATAACAAGGCTTACATGATGCCACCCTCTAGCTGAAAAACTTCCCATTGTCCAGTATACAATAGTTGAAACATCGCGAGATGCAATGACCATTATAAATGACAACGCTGCACTAAAAAATTGCCCCGTTGCAATTCCTGCCAATAACAAGGTGGTGGTAGGAACTTTGCCCGAACGACGTGCTAGCTGATAAACAATGCCTGTAGATAATAGAGCTCCTAAAAATGCAAAAACCGAAACCATTCCAAATCCTAGAAATGTATGATTTAACTTCAACACTATTGCCAATGAAGCACCTAGAGCTGCCCCTGAAGAAGTGCCTATAATGTATGGATCTGCCAACGGATTTCTTAACATTCCTTGCATAGAGACTCCAACAACCGATAAACCCAGTCCAACTAGGAACGCTAACAATACTCTTGGTAAACGAACAAAAATAATAATAGAGGTAGCCGCATCAGATATATGATCGATATCGACAAAATCCTTGATATACGGAACATGAGCCATAACTATTTGAAAACCTTCTAAAATCGAAATATTTGCAGCTCCGATGGATGATGCTGTAATAATGACTATTCCCGCCATCGGTATCATCAAATAAAAATAGCTTTTTGCCGATAGCAACTTCATCTTAAAACTCCTCTGGATGCATGGCGGATGCAAAGATCTCGAGTCCTTCAATCACGCGAACACCTGGTCTTGAAACAATATTGGGCTCTAATAATTCTATACGATCATTTTGAATAGCTTTAATCTGGTCATAGCCAGGGCGATTTTTAACTTCTTCTCTTAATGAATTCGCTATTTCTTCAGTCATATTATCAAAATCGGCCACATGAGGTGGCATAAAGTATATTTCAGGATTTTCTTCAATTAACGCTTCAACACTATACATAGGATAAGCACCTTCTGTATTTCGTGCAATATTATAACCGCCTGCTAATGTTATCAATTCATGAATAAAGGACTCCGGTCCTGCTGTTTGGAGCGGTTCATCCCAAACCTGATAAAATACCGGAATAGGTTCTAATTCATTAACTCTTTCTACAATTTTTCTTTTTTCAACTCTTAGTGCTTTTACAATTTCATATGCTTCATTGCTTTTTCCTGTTAGTTCACCAGTTTTAATAATTGATTCAAAAACTTCTTCTACATTTTCAGGCTCTACGTTAACAACTTTTATATTTAACTCTCTCATCAGTTCCAATGCCTCTTCATGAGATTCTCCATAAACAAAAACAATATCCGGCTTTAATTCAATAATTCTTTCGACATTTATGGTCCACGAGCTTCCTAGTTTTTCTTTTTCAAAAACTTCTTGCGGATAATCACAATAATCAGAAACTCCAATCACTGAATCATCTAACCCTAGAGCAAATAGATTTTCAGTTTGACTAGGTGATAAAGAAATAATGCGCTGTAAATCGTTATCCGTCTCCATTGTTTCATTTAAAGATGCCTCATTTACCATTACTTCTTTATCACCATCACCACAAGCACTTACTATCAATGAAATAACGAGCAAACTAACAACCAGCAAATACCGAGCAAATTTCTTCATTCCTGTCCCTCCTGATGATCAAAATGACAAGTATCATTTAGTTTTTTAATATATGGATATTCTAAAACATTTTTTATTACTGTGATCCCACAATGATCAACAGCGAAGCGCCAATGCCCATCAATATTCCCGATGACAAGGTGTGTAAGCATGCATCTAATGGTTCCCGAATGTGCCACAATTAACATGTTTTCATCTTTTCTATTTCTTTGTAAATAAGCAGTTAAGGTGTCAATCACTCTTTTATGAAACGTGTTTAAGTTTTCACCTTCAGGAAACGTATACTTATCTTCTGTATAAATTTTTTTGTACTCTTGATTGTAATGCTGTTCAATTTCTTGCATACTTAACTGTTCTAGCTGCCCAAAATTCATCTCTCGAAACCCTATGACTTTTTCATGAGGAATTTCTTCTGACTGGTGTTGCGCAATAATTTCTGCTGTTTTAACAGCACGATTTAAATCGCTAGAAAGCACCCTGTCAACAGATAAGTTCTTCAACCTTTGGGCAACAATATGGGCTTGACGAATACCGTTCAAGTTCAGGGGCGTATCTGTCCAGCCACTCATCTTCTGCTTTACATTGTCTTCTGTTTCTCCGTGCCTCACCATAATAAGGTCCATCTAAACACCTACCTTCCACCAAAGATTAAAACGATCCATAATAAAAAGAGTGTTTCTGTTAATTCCAGAAGCGCTCCAAGCGTATCTCCTGTCATACCACCAATTTTTTTTTTCAATAAAATTTTAAATGATATGGTTAGCATCCATAAAGGTATTAAAAAACTCCCTGCTATTGGTAAAAAATAAATCATCGATAATGAAATCATCGTTGCTATTAGAACTTCTTTCACCGTAATTCTTCCAATGTAAAAATGTCCTAACCCAGATTCTCTAGCATAGGTAGATCGATAAGCACCTAAAACCAAAGATAGTCTTCCAAATATTGGCATCAAGAAGATTGTCCATAATCTAATTGATGTGGGTATCGCTACAAGTAATGTAAATTTCATCAAGCAAACTAATATAATGCACACGACACCATGAGTGCCCAGACGACTGTCCTTCATAATTTCTAAAATATCCTTTTTCTTTTTTCCAGAAAAATAGCCATCTGCTGTATCAGCTAGCCCATCAATATGAATTCCTCCCGTTAAAAGAAAATTGATTGATAGTAACATCACAGCAAGTACCGAAGTGGATAGATAAGGGTTTAGAAGCCAATCAGTGAGACACAATAGCCCTCCTATCGCCATCCCTGCTAAAGGAAAAAAAGCCATATTTTTATAATCAGTATTCTTCCATTCTGTATGATCAGTAAATGGAAGTGTTGTTAGAAATGTTATTGCCTGCATGATATGTTTCATTATATTCCTCCATAAACATCTATTGTTTTTACATTGTCAGAGGAAGAATCAGCGCTTTTAATTTTTACAGGTATTCCAGCCACAACCCAATAAACATCCATTACATCTTTTGCAATTTTTTGATTGATTCTACCAGCAATATCTCGAAAATCTCTTGCCATCCTATGTTCAGGGACTATTCCACACCCTACTTCATTCGTTATTAAAACAGCTGGTTTACCTATCTTTTTAAGAGATACTAGCAGTTTATCTGTTTCATTATGTATGTCTTGCTCTACCTTAATTAATTCCTCCTGAGTTATAGCATCCCAGTTTGTATCTTCTTTTTCCATCATTAACCTTGTGATCATTAACGTTATACAATCCACAAAAATGCCTTCCACTTTGTCTCCATATGGTGGAAGGTTCTGATCAAAGTCACGATATGCCTCTAAAGTTATCCAATCACTTGGCCGATCCTTTTTATGCCTTCGGACTCGTTCGCTCATTTCAGCATCTAGTACCGCTGATGTTGCTACATACAAAATTTTTTTACCATAACTCGATACTAACGTCTCACCAAATTTGCTTTTTCCACTTCTTGTCCCACCTATCACAAGGCTTATGCACGGTTTATTTAAGTCCATATATTATCCTCCAATACCATCATCGAATTTATTCTGTGTCCTTCCAATAATAATAATTTTTTCTTTACATCAATGCCGCTTCCAAAACCTGTTAAATGGTTACTCATTCCAACCACTCTATGACAAGGAATAATAATTTGTATTGGATTTTTATTATTAGCCATACCAACAGCTCTATAAGCGTTAGGATTCTCTATTTTTTCAGCAATTGTTTTATAAGAAAGAACATTACCAAAAGGAATTTCTCTTAAAGCATTCCAAACTTGCTTTTGAAAGTTTGTTCCTTCAGGATCTACCGGAACATCAAATTCTTTTAGTGAACCATTTAGATATTCCTCCAGCTGCTCAACCGTCTTTTGAATAATAGCATGAGTCTTCTTTAGATTGTTCTTTTTATTATCAAAGGTGTTAGGCATTGTTTTTTCCGCATCTATAGAAAGTATTTGTAGTCTTGTAAGTCCAACACAAGACGCTTCTATATAAAATTTAAAATCTTTTATATCATGCCTAAACACCATCTTCTTATCCATCCAACGTTTCTCCTTTTTTCTTTTTATAAGCGTCCCTTGCCAGTTGCCATTGTTCTCTTGCTTTTAACTGAATCATTCTTTTATACTTAATATCTGGATGATCTAAGGCTCTGCTAAACCAGAAAATCGCATTTTGAGGATCTCCATTCAAACGCTTTAGTTCTCCAATTAAATAAGAGAGTGAGACTTCATCAAGCCCTGCTATTGGAAAAGCTTCGTTTGTATATGCATTTTCTAAATGTTCAAGAGCACTTTTCAAATATATGTTTTCCTTTTCTTCATTTTCAGTCTCTCTATATAACCATGCTATCCGAAGGCATAAACTCCCTAAATACCCTTTTGACTTATTAAGCATCTGCCCAATGATCAGTGCTAATTTATGTGACTCCAGTGCCATTTCAATCGTTCTTACACCACTAAAATCCCGTTTATTCCATTTAAGGCTTATATTTTTCAATATAATTGTTTTCTCTTCTTTTGAGAGTTTTTTGAACTCACTCTCCGTAGCACTAAAACCGCAATTTGAACAAACCCACACATTATAGTAAACCGGATTTATCTCTTTATACCATATGTGAAAATCCGTATCTTTTTTATCAACAGGAATCTTTCTTAATCGAGGTTTTTTAGTAGTAAAATTATTTGCACATACTGGACAGTCAAGGTTTTTATCAAATAAATATTGATCCATTACATCCTCCTACACTATTTGCCATGTTTTTTTCATCAACCTTACATTTCTATTTCTGATTCACTCTGATTCTGGCTGTGAATATATTCAATTAATTCATGCTGTTCAAACTGCTCATGCAAAGGTCTTGGCTTAACACCTACAAGTTTTATCCCTTTAACAGGCCGATAATAATCTCTGGATATCTCTTCTCTTTTGATTTCTCTGCCATTCTCATAATATATTTTATACGTCACTACTCGATAGCCTCTTTTAGGTTCTTGCTCGACGATTATTTCACCTTCATATAATTCTTCATCTTGCTTTTCTTCGATATGTGGTTCGATTACTTCTGTAACATGCGAAGCAAGATCAATCCTTTGTATTTTCGAACTTTCGTTCCCATATATGTTAACAAATATTCTATTTCCTTGGATATAACTTTCGATATATATTGGATGATCGTAATGATTCTCAAACTTTAGATCAATAGCTCCATAAGAAACCGTCGCATCATGTCCTAAATTAACATAACTGACAGGTAAAGAATGATTGCGTCTTTCCACTATTGGAAGGTTGGATCTAATTGCAGCGTTATATAACGTAGTTGAAACTTGACAAATGCCACCACCAATTCCTGGTACAAGCTCTCCTTGAACAATTACTGGGGCTTCTCGATATCCAGCTGCCGCACTTCGCGGTCCAGTTGTTTTGTTAAACGAAAATTCTTCATCTGGCAGCAATAACGTTCCATTGATACTTTGAGCACCACGCTGAAGGTTTGCTGTTCTGCCAACATCTCCTGCATTGAAACGTGTACTGAACTCTCCAATGATTCCATCGATCAACTTTAACTCTGCTTTTGTTGGGTATACGCTTAATGTATCAACACTTATTTCCAAAGGACTTATATCTCCACTTTCAAGAGCAGTAATCATTTTTTCTCGACTTTCTTCTTTTCTAAGTTTTTTTCCTTCTATCTCTGCCGTAATAACAAATTCGCCGGAAGACCTTTCTAATGTTGCTGCTTTTCCTTCAAAGTTAATTTCATTCTCTAATTCATCTAGAATCTTATCAATTAAATCTTCTTCGAAGCAATTTTCAAGCTCGATATGGTAAGCCTGTTCCTGAAGACGTCGTACTTTCATTGCATTCTGAATTATATTGCCATCTCTTCCTAGGTTCCACGCTTTATTAATCGCCTGATCATAGTCATAATCATACCTTATAGATTCCAGCGGATAAGACCAACTCTTGTCATCAAATATTAGCGTCAATTCTTTTTCATTCAGCTTATTTTTCATTTCATTTTTTAATCGCAAAGCAGCTTCATCAGGAAGCATTCCACCGACATCAACACCTTGAATGTAGACATTCGAGTGAATATTCGCTTGGCTGGTTATCCAATAAGCGTATCCTCCTCCAAGCATTATGGTTGCAACTATTGTACAACCTAATCCTATAAAAATTCCGACAAGTATTTTTTTTTGTTTCTCTGATATATTCATAACTACGACCCCTCACCTTAAATATAAAACCTCTTGCTAAGCCCAGTATATCCACACTTCGTCCATCGTTTTAATTGGTGATATATACTCAGCTGGTTGTCCATTGTGCCGTAAAATCAATTCACCTTGCACTTCAGATCTATCAAAGTCAATATAATCAAATAAATCGACAAAAATCAAGCTCTCTTTTTCTGTTGTGATGGTTAATGGGTTACCATTATATTTAATTTCTATAATGTTCTCCTGACTATTAGAGTCATTAGAAGGTATTACCTTGTTATCCTTAAGTAAATCCTTATCTTCTTTCTCTGTTATTTCATCCGCATTTTCAACGGTATGATTCAAAGTTTTATAGCTAATTTCATCTCCATTACTTAGCCTGCAGTTCGTCTCTGTAAAATTACCATTATGCTTTAGTGTTTTATCCTGGTAGTCATCATTCAGTATATCATATAGCATAACATGTGCACTTGGACCAGTCGTTGCAGGCTGAATCATCACTTTATCTCCGTTCAAAAGTTCAGTCTCTAAGCTAGCCTTTTTTTGATTTTTAGTGATGATAGCAGGGTCACCATATTCGCCATAATATTCTCGTTTCTCGCCATTTACAGTAATATATACCGACTCTCCTCTTTTAGGTATAAGAAGGTGAGGATCATACTGAAGAGCCGCAAGTCCATCTCGAATGCATAGTTTTCTAGTTTGAAAAAGTTTTATTGGGCGACCATTGACCGTGATTTCAATAAAGTCACTATGCCTTTTCAGTAACGCTTTTTTAAGGATTCCTATTGGCGTAATCCCTTCAGGTCCTATCGGATCCTGAGGGTGATACAACAGTTGCTGGATGGTGGATATATTTCTAACAGAAACTCTTTCTTCAGGCAACTCTAAAGCTTGACTAATCATCTTAGGTAGGCCCTTCATTCTGCTTCCTCCACCAATTAAAAAAACAGCACTTGGCGTTTTACCATTATGTTTAAGAATTGACTCTGAGATTTGAGTAGCTACCGACTTCATTGCTGGGGTAATTGTTTCTATTAACTCCTCTGATAATTCTTCGTGTCTAATCCCCAAAATATCTTCATAATCCAGCTTTTCTGTAATTGATATCTGACATTTTATACTTTCTGCACTATCAAAGTCCAACATTTTTTCTCGCGCAAGATATTCTGTTAACTCATCGCCAGCGACATCCGTCATAGCATAAGCATGAATACTACCGTCCTTAGTAATAGCAATATCAGATGTTCCAGCTCCAATATCAACAAGCGCTATGTTTAACAAACGGGCATTTTCAGGTACAGCAACTTCAATCGCCGCAATTGGCTCCAGAGTCATATAGTCTACTTCAAGCCCTGCACCAGTGACAGAAGCATAAAGGCTGTCTACAACTAGTTTGGGTAAAAAAGTAGCAATTAGGTGCACTGAAAGCATTTCCCCTTTATGATTAAGCGGATTTTTAATTAATGTGCCATCTAAGTAGTATTGTATAATAGAGTGACCAACACAAAAGTATCTTAAGTCTCCAGCATTAGACTTTTCAAGTTGTCTTTCAGCTTCCTGTAATGCTTTCAACTCAATTTGTTGTATATGGCTCCACTTTACGTCTTGTAGATGACCCAGCCCTAGGTCCACCGTAACAGACTCCGTGAGCAAAGCTCTTCCTGCTGCTGCAATAGTCGCCTCTTTAAGCTCATAGCCACATTCTGACTCCAGTTTTTCTTTCACTTTTCTAATGACTTTTGCTACTTCTTCAATATCATGAATTTGACCATCAAACATTGCACGATTTTCATGAAAAACAACAACCGAATGATGAACGACAAGTTTCTGTTCCTCTAGTGACCCTAATAATCCAACGACACTTCTGGTGCCAATATCTAGTGCAAGCGCCATCTTATTTTTATTTAACTCCATCTTCATTGTGCACCACCATCATTATTTTTTTGATAATATATACACCATTCAGAAACAATGCATTTTTCGCAAGAAGGTTTCCGAGCTTTACATACTCTTCTGCCATGCAATATTAACCAGTGATGTGCATCTGACCATCTATTTTTCTTAATGACTTGCATTAACTGTTCTTCTGCTTTCATGGGATCTTTAGCTTCAATAATACCAATTCTATTAGAAACACGAAATACATGTGTATCTACAGCTATCGCCGGTACGCCAAAAGCATTACTAAGCACAACATTGGCTGTTTTTCTTCCTACTCCTGGCAATGCCATCAACGCATCGCGATCGTCAGGAACAGTTCCATCATGCTTCTCTACTAATATTTTGCATGCTTCAATAATATGTTTACTTTTAGTTTTGTAGTAATTACAACTTTTAACCAATTTTTCTAATTGACTGATATCTATATTTAAATAATCCTCCGGTCTTTTGTATCTTGCGAACAGGTTTTTTGTCACCATGTTAACCCGCTGATCTGTACACTGTGCAGAAAGCATCGTAGCAATCAAACATTCTAAGGGGTTGGTGAATTCAAGTTCACTTTTTGCCGAAGGATATTCTTTAGCAAGTTGGTTCAATATTATTTCACAATTTTTTGTGTTATTCTTTCTTACATTTTTCTTTACCAAAAAATCCCTCCATTAACTTGTACTAGATTACTTCCATATCGATATTCATTAACTCCATTCTCCCATCCTTTTCTAAAAAACGAACGACCTCCTGAATGGTTTTCTCTACATGACTCTTATTATTACTAATACAGCAAAATCCTATGGTTGCAAGTCTCCACTTATCTTGGTCTGCAATTTCTGCAATGGAGACATTATACCGACTTTTTATTCTTTCTATCACACTTTTAACAATCATCCGTTTTTCTTTTAAGGAATTTCCCTCATACATCATTAAATTAAAAGTACATATCCCTACTTTCATTATTTTTTCGACCCCTATTCAATATGACTTATACAAAGGTTATTTGTTCCAATGCCCATTTAGCGGCACTGCTTATATCTTCTCTTTTATCATTAACAAAAGATTCTATGATTGGTATAGCTATAGGATTACGAGAATTACCTAGAGACTTTAACGCATTGCGCTTCATTACCCTTAACCCTCTCCAAGCAAAACCTGTAGACTCATATC
This genomic interval from Tindallia magadiensis contains the following:
- the nth gene encoding endonuclease III — encoded protein: MVKKNVRKNNTKNCEIILNQLAKEYPSAKSELEFTNPLECLIATMLSAQCTDQRVNMVTKNLFARYKRPEDYLNIDISQLEKLVKSCNYYKTKSKHIIEACKILVEKHDGTVPDDRDALMALPGVGRKTANVVLSNAFGVPAIAVDTHVFRVSNRIGIIEAKDPMKAEEQLMQVIKKNRWSDAHHWLILHGRRVCKARKPSCEKCIVSEWCIYYQKNNDGGAQ
- a CDS encoding DUF503 domain-containing protein — translated: MKVGICTFNLMMYEGNSLKEKRMIVKSVIERIKSRYNVSIAEIADQDKWRLATIGFCCISNNKSHVEKTIQEVVRFLEKDGRMELMNIDMEVI